The genome window ATAAAGAGAAACAGATGATATTTTTAGATGACTTGATTGGGATATTGACGGAGCGGAAAAGAAAACTTGAGAACTGGTAAGCTGGAAAAAAAAATATAATATCAACAAACAATTCAATTATGACAAAGAAAGAAAAGAGGCAAGCTTTTATAATGGAGATTAAAAATATTATTGATCCTTTAATGTTAAAACTGGAAGCGATCGATTCAAAAATCAGTAAAGGAAAAACCTTGAGACCTGCTTATTACAGAAATGAGGATTTAAAAAAAATATTTGGACTGTCTAATAATACTATTATAAAATACAGGCAGACTGGGATTCTTCCACATACTAAACTAGGAGATATATTTCTATACGATAGTGTGAAGATTGAGGAAACTCTTCGTAAGAATTGTATCTGAATGAATCTTTTTTTTATAACAATATAAAGAGCAACTTTCTTTCTTTTTGCGAGTCTTGGTTCTTAAAAATAATAATAATATGGAGATAAACAGAATTCAATATGCTTCAGATCTGCATCTGGAGTTTATTAAAAACAAAGAATTCCTGAGAGATAATCCCTTAATTCCAAACGGAGATATCTTAATTCTGGCTGGGGATATTGTACCTTTTTCGCTCATGGATAAACATCACGATTTTTTTGATTTCTTGTCCGATAATTTCCAAATGACATATTGGATTCCTGGAAATCATGAGTATTACTATTTTGATGCTCTTCTGAAAATAGGAACTTTTTATGAAAAGATTAGAAATAATGTAATCCTTCTAAATAATTATGTTGTAGAATATGATAATTTAAAACTGGTTTTCTCGACTCTATGGTCCCATATTAGTCCGATTTCCAGATTAAATATTGAAAGAGGGCTCAGTGATTTTCATGTTATTAAATATAATGGGGCAAGCTTTTCAGCAATTGATTATAATAAGTTATATTTTGAGAATCTAGAGTTTATCACGAAGATTCTACAGACTCCAGAGTCTAAAAAAACTGTTGTCACAACTCATCATGTTCCGACTTTCAAAGAATATCCAAAAATGTATTAAAATAGTCCCTTGAACGAAGCTTTTGCTGTAGAACTTTCAGAGCTTATTAAACAGTTCCAGCCAATTTACTGGATTTATGGACACAGTCATTATAATAATAAGGATTTTAAAATTGGAAATACAAATATAGTAACAAACCAGCTTGGATATATCCAACGAGGTGAAAATGACAGGTTTTGCAGTGACAAAGTTTTAATTTTCTGAATTTCATGGTGTAAAGCTATTTCGACGGATACAATTTATTACTTTAATTCTTAATAGGATATGAAAATGCTATTTTACTGGAAGATATTTTACAACTAACGCTCATTGAAGGTTTTAATGGTGATCAATGTAAGTGACATCGAAATCTAGTTTTTTCTACCCATGTTCTGCCCACCTTATCTACTTTTGTCTTTAATAGAAGACCAGGATTTGAACTTTCCCAAGGATTGTAATTCAATTGTTGATAAGGTTATCTGCCTACTTTTCTACCCACCTTTCAAAATTAGAGTGTTTTTAAGATATAACATCACAACTGGAAAGTGCATTTATTTTTAGCTAACTTATATGAAGTTAAATCATGTTCATTTTTTCGTATTGTTCACGAAACTTGAACTATTAAAAAAGTGAACAAATTACAAGATACGAATCTGCTGCACCCAAATCAGCAAACATATCGGTCTCACTCCGATTCGAACCCTAATTCTAAGATGCTGTTTTTATCGGTTTTTAATCTAGAATTTATAATGTGCCACGATTCTGCCACAAAACTTAACTTGGTAAAAGCTTTAAGAAGTTTATTAAAGTTTTTTGGCACTGTTGGAGATCGCTCCAAAATAAATATGCATATGAAATAGAAGCAATTCTCTACTAAATAGCTGCCTGAATTATAAGAACGGTTCAGTTAGCCTG of Flavobacterium marginilacus contains these proteins:
- a CDS encoding helix-turn-helix domain-containing protein, with product MTKKEKRQAFIMEIKNIIDPLMLKLEAIDSKISKGKTLRPAYYRNEDLKKIFGLSNNTIIKYRQTGILPHTKLGDIFLYDSVKIEETLRKNCI
- a CDS encoding metallophosphoesterase translates to MEINRIQYASDLHLEFIKNKEFLRDNPLIPNGDILILAGDIVPFSLMDKHHDFFDFLSDNFQMTYWIPGNHEYYYFDALLKIGTFYEKIRNNVILLNNYVVEYDNLKLVFSTLWSHISPISRLNIERGLSDFHVIKYNGASFSAIDYNKLYFENLEFITKILQTPESKKTVVTTHHVPTFKEYPKMY